A DNA window from Legionella sp. MW5194 contains the following coding sequences:
- a CDS encoding LbtU family siderophore porin, with product MKKPALGGLFILSSSVAALPHPFENERFSYQGHVFFNVSDSAMAGERYLLNQQLSNVKLESDWAFREKSQIKGLLIYNTLPTPVTPELYFEQLYLGLHEPAMAWFYVDAGRKWLPFGNYKNDLIYKPLTKAMGQTNEDTLVMAFDNRVYGSVSLFSPHSRVRSSTLDYYYNLNTGWHNEYYDVGFSYLYSFAESQLFQYNKGFGGYLFSTINSHVPGGAAYVNWHYRGYSTYLTFVSALRRFDSNELAYQNQGAAPKALSVQSGYAFQVRTVPVKASVFYDQSFQALALQLPEKRAGVGLALFPKPYLTLQLQYFKDLNYKQSVMASGLERQVKGYRGNRDTFALQAIVNF from the coding sequence ATGAAAAAACCTGCCTTGGGTGGCTTGTTTATCCTCTCCAGTTCAGTTGCCGCCTTGCCTCATCCTTTTGAAAATGAGCGATTCTCCTACCAGGGGCATGTGTTTTTTAACGTCAGTGATTCCGCGATGGCAGGAGAACGTTATTTACTCAATCAACAATTATCCAATGTAAAGCTTGAGTCCGATTGGGCTTTCCGGGAAAAAAGCCAGATCAAAGGCTTGTTGATTTACAACACCTTGCCCACACCAGTCACGCCAGAATTGTATTTTGAGCAACTTTACCTGGGTTTGCACGAGCCTGCCATGGCTTGGTTTTACGTCGATGCCGGCAGAAAATGGCTTCCTTTCGGCAATTATAAAAATGATCTGATTTATAAACCCTTGACGAAGGCCATGGGCCAGACGAATGAAGATACGTTAGTCATGGCTTTTGATAACCGCGTCTATGGCAGCGTGTCCCTGTTTTCTCCTCATTCACGGGTGCGTTCTTCAACACTTGATTATTATTACAATCTCAATACGGGTTGGCACAATGAGTATTACGATGTGGGTTTCAGTTATCTCTATTCATTCGCTGAGAGCCAACTGTTTCAATACAATAAGGGATTTGGAGGGTACCTGTTTTCCACTATCAATAGCCATGTGCCGGGAGGAGCGGCTTATGTGAACTGGCATTATCGTGGCTATTCAACCTACCTGACTTTCGTTTCGGCTTTGCGGCGCTTTGATAGCAATGAACTGGCCTACCAGAACCAAGGGGCTGCACCCAAGGCCTTGAGCGTGCAAAGTGGGTATGCGTTCCAGGTAAGGACTGTTCCAGTCAAAGCCAGTGTTTTTTATGATCAATCCTTTCAGGCGCTGGCTCTGCAATTGCCCGAAAAACGAGCTGGCGTTGGTCTGGCTTTGTTTCCAAAGCCTTACCTCACCCTGCAGTTGCAATATTTTAAAGACCTCAATTACAAACAGTCAGTCATGGCTTCAGGCCTTGAACGGCAGGTCAAAGGTTACCGTGGCAATCGCGATACCTTTGCCTTACAGGCTATTGTGAATTTTTAA
- a CDS encoding M4 family metallopeptidase, translated as MLKKIAVLSLGTASPVLMASNAVDLYQAPLSSLNSFSLIQPQAHLAAAKKTAPQENALQQISQTRENNKTITRFQQLYKGIPVIGAQVMVAKSTTAALAATAEGEVNGQLINELDLNTQPALSAHQAIAVAEKDYQTTHTSELRSVRSELQIRMEEPNTPRLVYLVAFKTVEGSKPAQPTFIIDAQSGAVLSQWNDVKTYGDSGPGGNEKVHEYWYGKDGLPALEVTQRGDTCIMDDSKVRLVNLNSKWDWDDKIMTPHQYPCNANIEETVNGAYSPTDDAYYFGHTIIDMYKDWYGVNALQNTKGKAIPLVMRVHFGDGYDNAFWDGQTMSFGDGTDFYPLVSLDVAGHEVTHGFTEQHAGLEYHDQPGALNESLSDMGGQATRAYLLEKNPLLFSKTNLNPTAVTWGIGETIVKDSFGKALRFMDYPSSDGSSADCLDKTIARSSGSYCAISYPELVAFAKSRISDPQDQQSFIVHTASGVFNKAFYLLSQKIGIKKAYHAMVVANTRYWTPTTDFKNGACGVLYAANDLKLDLKTFKTAFAQVGVMTTQCRV; from the coding sequence ATGTTAAAAAAAATAGCCGTTTTGTCGCTTGGCACTGCCTCTCCTGTGTTAATGGCGAGTAACGCCGTAGACCTTTATCAGGCCCCGCTTTCCAGTTTAAACTCCTTTTCCCTCATCCAGCCTCAAGCCCATCTCGCCGCAGCTAAAAAGACTGCACCGCAAGAAAATGCCTTGCAACAGATCAGTCAAACACGGGAAAACAACAAAACCATTACCCGTTTTCAACAGCTCTACAAAGGAATCCCGGTGATTGGCGCCCAGGTTATGGTTGCCAAATCAACCACCGCCGCACTGGCGGCCACTGCCGAGGGCGAAGTGAACGGCCAGTTGATCAACGAATTAGACTTAAACACGCAACCCGCACTCAGTGCCCATCAAGCCATTGCTGTCGCGGAAAAAGACTATCAAACCACTCATACCAGTGAACTCCGCTCTGTTCGCAGTGAATTACAAATCCGTATGGAAGAACCCAATACGCCCCGTCTGGTCTATCTGGTTGCCTTTAAGACTGTCGAGGGCAGCAAACCAGCGCAGCCAACCTTCATCATTGACGCGCAATCCGGCGCGGTTTTGAGTCAATGGAACGATGTCAAAACCTACGGTGATAGCGGCCCTGGAGGAAATGAGAAAGTTCATGAGTACTGGTACGGTAAAGACGGCCTGCCGGCATTGGAAGTGACTCAGCGCGGCGACACATGCATCATGGATGATTCGAAAGTGCGACTGGTTAATTTAAATTCCAAGTGGGATTGGGACGACAAAATCATGACCCCCCATCAATATCCCTGCAATGCCAACATCGAAGAAACCGTGAACGGCGCCTATTCGCCAACGGATGACGCTTATTATTTCGGTCACACCATCATTGACATGTACAAAGACTGGTACGGAGTCAATGCGTTGCAAAACACCAAAGGCAAGGCGATACCTCTCGTGATGCGCGTTCATTTCGGTGACGGGTATGACAATGCCTTCTGGGATGGTCAGACCATGTCATTTGGCGATGGCACCGATTTTTATCCCCTGGTTTCGCTTGATGTCGCAGGACATGAGGTTACGCATGGCTTTACCGAGCAACACGCAGGCCTTGAATACCATGATCAACCCGGAGCGCTCAATGAATCCTTATCGGATATGGGCGGTCAGGCGACCCGCGCTTACCTGTTAGAAAAAAATCCCTTGCTCTTCAGCAAGACCAATTTAAATCCCACGGCAGTGACCTGGGGTATTGGTGAGACCATCGTGAAGGATTCGTTTGGCAAAGCGCTGCGTTTTATGGATTATCCCTCTTCAGATGGCAGTTCGGCAGATTGTCTTGATAAGACGATCGCCCGCAGCAGTGGCAGCTATTGCGCAATCAGTTATCCTGAACTGGTGGCTTTTGCCAAATCACGCATCTCGGATCCGCAGGATCAGCAAAGTTTCATTGTTCACACGGCCAGCGGCGTGTTTAACAAAGCATTTTATCTGTTATCCCAGAAAATTGGCATCAAAAAAGCCTACCATGCCATGGTCGTTGCCAACACCCGTTACTGGACACCAACAACCGATTTCAAAAACGGGGCTTGCGGTGTTTTGTATGCCGCTAACGATTTGAAACTGGATTTGAAAACCTTTAAAACGGCCTTTGCACAAGTGGGTGTCATGACCACTCAATGCCGCGTATAA
- a CDS encoding TIGR00645 family protein has product MNTLKKAVGRFIFMSRWLQAPLYLGLIVILATYVYRFIAELYHLISHLNGVDDNQIMLGVLSLIDVVMIANLLIMVVMGGYETFISRLDLDAHPDQPEWLDHLDAGAMKIKLALALIGISSIHLLRTFIDPSRMANDKVMWQVLIHLTLLVSALAIAYTNKLLSSGSKHHSTE; this is encoded by the coding sequence ATGAACACATTGAAAAAAGCCGTGGGCCGCTTTATTTTTATGAGCCGCTGGCTTCAGGCCCCCCTGTATCTCGGCCTGATTGTTATTTTAGCCACGTATGTCTACCGTTTTATTGCTGAGCTTTACCATCTTATCAGCCATTTAAATGGGGTGGATGACAATCAAATCATGCTCGGCGTATTAAGCCTGATTGACGTGGTCATGATTGCTAACTTGCTCATTATGGTGGTCATGGGCGGTTATGAAACCTTCATCTCACGTCTTGATCTGGATGCTCATCCCGATCAGCCGGAATGGCTGGATCACCTTGATGCAGGGGCTATGAAAATTAAACTGGCCCTGGCGTTAATCGGCATTTCATCCATTCATTTATTGCGTACATTCATCGATCCCTCAAGGATGGCCAACGACAAGGTCATGTGGCAGGTTCTCATTCATCTTACCCTGCTGGTCTCCGCTTTAGCCATTGCTTACACCAACAAACTTTTGTCTTCCGGCAGCAAACATCATTCCACTGAGTAG
- a CDS encoding YcxB family protein: MHQITLTYDESMVRKAIFRFWKRTVGLVYPIALVIMTLVFFILLYQGNRSWWIGALGAVLLLSFLMILTLYLVHFRNAWHKFREMGSPVASFIAAENSATISSSAGTSTFPWSAIKEVWRYDDLWLFFFSKSQFITFPSAQVSEDVQAYILHHIQQAGGRID; encoded by the coding sequence ATGCACCAGATTACCCTGACCTATGATGAATCCATGGTTCGTAAAGCCATTTTCCGCTTTTGGAAAAGAACGGTGGGTCTGGTCTACCCGATTGCACTGGTCATCATGACTCTGGTTTTTTTTATTCTGCTTTATCAGGGCAACCGTTCCTGGTGGATCGGGGCGTTGGGGGCGGTGTTGCTTCTCAGTTTTTTAATGATTTTAACGCTCTACCTGGTGCATTTTCGTAATGCCTGGCATAAATTCAGGGAAATGGGCTCGCCTGTGGCGTCGTTTATTGCGGCAGAAAACAGCGCAACCATTTCTTCCAGCGCCGGCACCAGCACCTTCCCCTGGTCAGCCATTAAGGAAGTGTGGCGCTATGATGACCTGTGGTTGTTCTTTTTTTCAAAGAGTCAATTCATAACCTTTCCAAGCGCGCAGGTGAGCGAAGACGTACAGGCCTACATTCTTCATCACATTCAACAGGCGGGAGGCCGCATTGATTAA
- a CDS encoding membrane integrity-associated transporter subunit PqiC has product MKRAIGLLISASLILTACSRSKDPSYYVLNPVAAPVNQSNQYIHVRLGIERVSVPDYLDKPQLSLYYTPNLSELQEDSQWAEEVRGNVKRVIKSNLSTFLSGALVELAPWDIKFKPNYQLQVDISQYKVTAQGQSILQAEYVIYKGDEPFKKYKVAYTEKLPMVNPNTMVISMNNNLTRLTRDIARHLPRA; this is encoded by the coding sequence ATGAAGCGCGCTATCGGACTACTGATCAGTGCAAGTCTGATTCTTACCGCCTGTTCACGCAGTAAAGACCCATCTTATTATGTGCTGAATCCGGTTGCAGCACCGGTGAATCAAAGCAATCAATACATTCATGTCAGGCTGGGCATTGAACGGGTCAGCGTACCGGATTACCTCGATAAACCGCAGTTAAGCCTTTATTACACACCCAACCTCAGCGAATTACAGGAAGATTCGCAATGGGCAGAAGAAGTCCGGGGCAATGTGAAACGCGTCATTAAATCCAATCTGTCCACTTTTTTATCTGGCGCTCTCGTTGAACTGGCGCCCTGGGATATTAAATTCAAACCCAACTATCAGTTGCAGGTCGATATTTCGCAATACAAAGTGACCGCTCAAGGGCAAAGCATTTTACAGGCGGAATATGTCATTTATAAAGGTGACGAACCCTTTAAGAAATACAAGGTAGCCTACACGGAAAAACTGCCGATGGTAAACCCCAACACCATGGTCATCAGCATGAACAATAACTTGACCCGGTTGACCCGGGATATTGCCAGGCACCTCCCCCGCGCTTAA
- a CDS encoding MlaD family protein produces MPRERQERIYIGIGVFIFGAIVLAALSLVFMYKEYMHGKVETYTMFFKGSLNGLNVTSPITYRGVKIGEVKRIELTANKSKSNVAIPVYVEFFVEKSFVQKDNPIQILIDNGIVATITAPNILTGTASIELVPSENKQRTTPLIRTFHGYSMFPTETSNEDDMTANDTLRAARKTLRDISNLIRSKEFKDTIVAIKDMAASIDKLAIAISERMPGTFVYFNESMREVAKAAYSVRNLSDYLSRHPESLLRGKS; encoded by the coding sequence ATGCCCAGGGAACGTCAGGAACGCATCTACATAGGAATTGGTGTATTTATTTTTGGCGCGATCGTACTTGCCGCGCTGAGTCTGGTTTTTATGTACAAAGAATACATGCATGGTAAAGTTGAGACCTATACCATGTTTTTTAAAGGATCCTTAAATGGCTTGAATGTCACCTCCCCCATCACGTACCGCGGCGTTAAAATCGGTGAAGTCAAACGCATCGAATTGACTGCGAATAAATCAAAATCCAATGTGGCCATTCCAGTCTATGTTGAGTTTTTTGTCGAAAAGTCCTTCGTCCAGAAAGACAACCCCATTCAAATTCTGATTGATAACGGCATCGTGGCGACAATCACCGCACCCAATATACTCACCGGCACAGCCAGCATCGAATTGGTGCCTTCGGAAAACAAACAGAGAACAACCCCGTTGATTCGAACCTTCCACGGCTATTCCATGTTCCCAACCGAAACGTCCAACGAAGACGACATGACCGCCAATGATACCCTGCGCGCTGCACGGAAAACCTTACGGGACATCAGTAATTTAATTCGCTCCAAAGAATTCAAAGACACCATTGTCGCCATTAAAGACATGGCGGCCAGTATTGATAAATTAGCCATCGCCATCTCCGAACGCATGCCAGGTACCTTTGTCTACTTTAATGAAAGCATGAGGGAAGTAGCCAAGGCCGCTTATTCTGTCCGCAACTTAAGCGATTACCTTTCCCGTCACCCTGAATCTCTGCTGCGGGGTAAATCATGA
- a CDS encoding ABC transporter permease, with the protein MALILFQRTGEKAGALLQSTVFFFVFFGHFFYSLLCNWNAIAWRESFIATLRAGTWVVIPLLFVSMLMGTSLAVSIHYMLASYNLQHQGMLIAQNTVIHDFAPLTIGFVLCTQCGLNLIDFYHPSLHEDPQKVLLENIIPLVAGFNVTALLLYTYVSLGFLTSIYLTFYYYLKADINEYLIRLGDVITLADLLNSLCKTILYATIASFTAGYYYYDVANRILPTRKAVSRIITRGLFWLIIVSVILKLYLS; encoded by the coding sequence ATGGCATTGATTCTATTTCAACGCACGGGCGAAAAAGCAGGCGCTTTACTGCAATCCACTGTTTTCTTCTTTGTGTTTTTTGGTCATTTTTTTTATAGCCTGCTGTGTAACTGGAACGCCATTGCCTGGCGCGAATCCTTTATTGCCACCTTACGCGCCGGAACCTGGGTGGTAATCCCCCTGCTTTTCGTCAGTATGTTGATGGGCACCTCTCTGGCCGTCAGCATTCATTACATGCTGGCCTCGTATAACCTTCAGCATCAAGGCATGCTGATTGCCCAGAATACCGTCATTCATGATTTCGCGCCGTTAACCATTGGCTTCGTTCTTTGTACTCAGTGCGGTTTGAACCTCATTGATTTTTATCATCCAAGCCTTCATGAAGATCCGCAAAAAGTGTTGCTTGAAAACATCATTCCTCTTGTCGCCGGATTCAATGTCACGGCTCTGCTACTGTACACCTATGTCTCGTTAGGATTTTTAACCAGCATTTATTTAACTTTCTATTATTACCTTAAGGCCGATATCAATGAGTATTTAATCCGTTTAGGCGATGTCATTACTCTGGCTGATTTATTGAACTCTCTTTGTAAGACTATCCTCTATGCGACCATTGCCAGTTTCACAGCAGGTTATTATTATTATGATGTGGCCAATCGAATATTACCGACGAGGAAAGCGGTGTCACGCATCATTACACGCGGGTTGTTTTGGTTAATTATTGTAAGCGTCATATTAAAATTGTATCTCTCATAG
- a CDS encoding DUF2235 domain-containing protein — MKRIVICCDGTWNLPDAMFNGLPLKTNVTKLAEAVLYDYKGLQQMMFYDTGIGTHGNAFIRIYDGLTGYRLSENMLKAYRFLVQNYDDGDELFLFGFSRGAFTVRTLAGMIRNCGILRRNQIDKIDQGFKLYSARTLASHPRLVESTLFRRSYAVRDRTPIKFIGVWDTVGALGNPLFLNGILAPRYRFHDYKLSSMVDHAYHAVAINELRRHFQPALWEKDKNDTRQTMEQVWFVGVHSDVGGGYGATGLSDIALQWMADKARHAGLGLSELPIKPDFMQPCANSRTGLYRLIPAYSRPIDQPTAEGKETCEMLHPSVLQRYKSDPNYRPANLLDYLQKNTQLLN, encoded by the coding sequence ATGAAACGGATTGTGATTTGCTGTGACGGAACCTGGAATTTGCCTGATGCCATGTTTAATGGACTGCCATTGAAAACCAACGTTACAAAACTCGCTGAAGCTGTCCTGTATGATTACAAAGGCCTTCAGCAGATGATGTTCTATGACACGGGTATCGGCACGCATGGCAACGCGTTCATCCGAATTTACGATGGCCTGACCGGCTATCGCTTATCGGAAAACATGCTGAAGGCCTATCGTTTTCTGGTGCAGAATTATGACGACGGCGACGAATTGTTTTTATTCGGTTTCAGCCGCGGGGCGTTCACGGTACGGACCTTGGCCGGCATGATCCGCAACTGCGGCATTTTACGGCGTAATCAGATTGATAAAATTGATCAGGGCTTTAAGCTTTACAGTGCCCGTACCTTGGCGTCTCATCCGCGTCTGGTGGAGTCGACCCTGTTTCGCCGCTCCTATGCGGTGAGGGATCGAACGCCGATTAAATTCATCGGGGTCTGGGACACGGTGGGTGCACTGGGCAATCCCTTATTTCTTAATGGTATTTTAGCGCCTCGCTACCGTTTTCACGACTATAAATTAAGCAGCATGGTTGATCATGCCTACCATGCGGTGGCTATTAATGAGCTACGGCGGCATTTTCAGCCGGCATTGTGGGAAAAAGATAAAAACGATACCCGCCAAACCATGGAACAGGTGTGGTTTGTGGGTGTCCATTCGGATGTTGGCGGCGGTTATGGCGCAACCGGTCTATCGGATATTGCGCTGCAATGGATGGCGGACAAGGCAAGGCATGCGGGTCTCGGGCTGTCTGAACTCCCCATCAAGCCTGATTTTATGCAGCCCTGCGCCAACTCGCGTACCGGCCTGTATCGGCTTATCCCGGCTTATTCGCGGCCAATCGACCAGCCGACGGCAGAAGGAAAGGAAACCTGTGAAATGCTGCATCCGTCCGTTTTGCAACGCTACAAGTCTGATCCGAACTATCGGCCGGCCAATTTACTGGACTACCTGCAAAAAAACACGCAATTGTTAAATTAA
- a CDS encoding S28 family serine protease yields the protein MMDRVKGFAGPLLAGLSLFLLLPLTHANPLDYYVQRARTPSLPLAGKKIHEGRFQQWIDHHQHDLGTFAQRYYVDEHFAAGKDAPVFFYICGEGACEKRHLQGAIWHFAQQFHARLVALEHRYYGESHPFATLSAANLRYLSTDAALDDLANFQQQLSKERHWTGRWIAFGGSYPGSLAAYYRLKYPELAAGALASSAPVMAKSDFIDYDAHVTEVAGSDCAGRMREAVRDIEASFTDPTRLQEIKQLFSAEAIHENVDFIYVVADLGAMAVQYGMRDYFCEQLASPEKTVLENYAAFAQAIFNQYGITAVELSAQGAISENPADYNKGFGLRAWLYQSCTEYGYWQNAHPNPDKSTRSRLINDEYHQRLCQRLFGLTQPANTERMNTAYYFPLIESGIDNIHFTNGEQDPWSLLSLADRNNNTGNPGLAYSMIAGASHCDDLAAPSADDSDSLIQTRERTALLLQDWLTS from the coding sequence ATGATGGACAGGGTAAAGGGATTTGCAGGTCCGCTGCTGGCCGGTCTCAGTTTATTTTTATTGTTGCCGCTGACTCATGCTAATCCGTTGGATTATTACGTCCAGCGTGCCCGAACACCGTCATTGCCTTTGGCTGGGAAAAAAATTCATGAAGGCCGTTTCCAGCAATGGATTGATCACCATCAGCATGACCTCGGGACATTTGCACAACGTTATTATGTGGATGAACATTTCGCGGCCGGAAAAGACGCCCCCGTTTTTTTCTACATTTGCGGTGAGGGGGCGTGTGAAAAACGCCATTTACAGGGAGCTATCTGGCATTTTGCTCAACAGTTTCATGCCCGGCTGGTGGCTTTGGAACACCGTTATTACGGCGAAAGCCATCCGTTTGCTACGTTGTCCGCAGCAAACCTGCGGTATTTGTCCACCGATGCCGCGCTGGATGATTTGGCCAATTTCCAGCAACAATTGAGCAAAGAGCGGCACTGGACAGGACGCTGGATCGCGTTTGGCGGTTCCTATCCCGGGTCGCTGGCGGCCTATTATCGTTTAAAATACCCGGAGCTGGCAGCAGGTGCTTTGGCGTCCTCAGCACCGGTGATGGCTAAAAGTGATTTCATTGACTACGATGCCCACGTGACGGAGGTTGCCGGTTCTGATTGCGCAGGCAGAATGCGGGAGGCGGTGCGTGACATTGAAGCGTCCTTCACAGACCCGACGCGTCTGCAGGAAATTAAGCAGCTTTTTAGCGCCGAAGCGATTCACGAGAATGTCGATTTTATCTATGTGGTCGCCGATTTGGGTGCCATGGCGGTGCAATACGGCATGCGCGATTATTTCTGTGAACAGTTGGCCTCGCCTGAAAAAACGGTTTTAGAGAACTACGCGGCATTTGCCCAGGCCATTTTTAACCAGTATGGCATCACCGCCGTGGAACTCAGCGCCCAGGGCGCGATCAGTGAGAACCCTGCTGACTATAATAAAGGATTCGGACTGCGTGCCTGGCTTTATCAATCCTGCACTGAGTATGGTTACTGGCAGAACGCTCACCCCAATCCGGACAAGTCGACTCGATCCAGACTGATTAATGACGAATACCATCAAAGGCTCTGTCAACGGCTGTTTGGTCTGACGCAGCCGGCCAACACGGAGCGGATGAACACCGCCTATTATTTTCCCTTGATCGAAAGCGGCATTGACAACATTCATTTCACCAATGGCGAACAGGATCCCTGGTCCCTGTTGTCTTTAGCCGATCGCAATAACAATACCGGCAATCCCGGGTTGGCTTACAGTATGATTGCTGGCGCGTCGCATTGTGACGATTTGGCCGCGCCAAGTGCGGACGATTCAGATTCGCTGATTCAGACGCGTGAACGGACAGCGTTATTGCTGCAAGACTGGCTGACGTCTTGA
- a CDS encoding NAD-dependent formate dehydrogenase encodes MAKVLCVLYDDPVTGYPEHYAREGIPRISHYPGGQSLPNPERIDFKPGELLGSVSGELGLRAFLESQGHTLVVTSDKDGPHSRFEQELPEADIVISQPFWPAYLTSERLAKARKLKLAITAGIGSDHVDLNAAMAHGITVAEVTYSNSISVAEHVVMMILALVRYYIPSYQQVIDGGWNIADCVTRSYDLEGMAVGSLGAGRIGLAAMRRLKPFDVILHYTDYHRLPKSVEQELGLVYHPNVQSMLPHCDVVTINVPLHAETEHLFDDKLLAHMKKGAYLINTARGKICDRDAIVRACKSGQLAGYAGDVWFPQPAPHNHPWRFMPHHGMTPHISGTSLSAQARYAAGTREILECWLAGRPIRNEYLVVNQGRLAGVGAHSYTAGNVSVGVE; translated from the coding sequence ATGGCAAAGGTACTTTGTGTTTTGTATGATGATCCGGTCACCGGCTACCCTGAGCATTATGCCCGTGAGGGTATTCCGCGCATCAGCCATTACCCCGGGGGCCAATCCTTGCCTAATCCTGAGCGAATTGATTTTAAACCAGGGGAATTGCTGGGCAGTGTCTCAGGCGAGTTGGGTTTGCGCGCTTTTCTTGAAAGTCAGGGCCATACTCTGGTGGTGACGTCAGATAAAGACGGCCCCCATTCCCGTTTTGAGCAGGAATTGCCGGAGGCCGACATCGTCATTTCCCAACCGTTCTGGCCGGCTTATCTGACGTCAGAGCGTTTGGCCAAAGCCAGGAAATTGAAGTTAGCAATAACAGCGGGTATTGGGTCCGATCATGTGGATTTGAATGCGGCCATGGCCCATGGCATCACGGTGGCTGAAGTCACCTACTCCAACAGCATCAGCGTGGCGGAACATGTGGTGATGATGATCCTGGCTTTAGTTCGCTACTATATCCCCTCCTACCAGCAGGTGATAGACGGGGGATGGAATATTGCTGACTGTGTGACACGTTCTTATGATCTCGAAGGCATGGCGGTGGGTTCATTAGGTGCCGGCCGTATTGGTCTTGCGGCCATGCGCCGTTTAAAGCCATTTGACGTGATACTGCATTATACCGATTATCACCGGTTGCCTAAGTCGGTGGAACAAGAATTGGGCCTCGTTTATCACCCCAATGTGCAATCCATGCTGCCACACTGTGACGTGGTGACAATCAATGTGCCCCTGCATGCGGAAACAGAGCATCTGTTTGACGATAAACTGCTGGCTCACATGAAAAAAGGAGCGTACCTGATTAACACGGCACGAGGTAAAATTTGTGATCGGGATGCCATTGTTCGCGCCTGCAAATCAGGACAGCTAGCTGGCTATGCGGGTGATGTCTGGTTCCCTCAGCCTGCACCGCATAACCATCCCTGGCGTTTCATGCCTCATCATGGGATGACTCCCCATATTTCCGGGACATCCCTGTCTGCTCAGGCAAGGTATGCGGCAGGCACCCGTGAAATTCTGGAGTGCTGGTTGGCAGGCCGTCCGATCCGTAACGAATACCTGGTGGTGAATCAGGGACGTCTGGCCGGGGTGGGCGCTCATTCCTACACGGCAGGTAACGTGTCTGTGGGTGTGGAATAA
- a CDS encoding DNA-3-methyladenine glycosylase — protein sequence MVWEKLTRDFYNRDTVEVAQSLLGHYLIHRVGDEERVGKIVEVEAYLGQRDLAAHSSRGITPRTRVMFGPPGYAYVYLIYGMYHCVNVVTEPEGQGTAVLLRALEPIHNIAGRTQGPGLLCRAMGIDRQLNAHDLLSDTFFVAKNPAVEPFSVIKTPRIGVDYAKEWAKEELRFYIKDNPFVSRRK from the coding sequence ATGGTGTGGGAAAAATTAACCCGGGATTTTTATAATCGCGACACGGTGGAGGTGGCTCAATCCCTGCTGGGCCACTACCTCATTCACCGGGTGGGGGATGAAGAACGTGTTGGCAAAATCGTCGAGGTAGAGGCTTACCTCGGTCAACGGGATTTGGCGGCGCATTCCTCACGTGGCATCACGCCGCGCACGCGTGTGATGTTTGGTCCCCCGGGCTATGCCTATGTTTACCTCATCTATGGCATGTACCATTGCGTCAATGTGGTGACTGAACCTGAAGGGCAGGGCACGGCGGTGCTGCTGCGGGCGCTTGAACCCATTCACAACATTGCCGGCCGTACTCAGGGTCCTGGCCTGCTTTGCCGGGCCATGGGAATCGACAGGCAGTTGAATGCCCATGACTTGTTGAGTGACACTTTCTTTGTCGCTAAAAATCCTGCAGTTGAACCCTTCTCCGTGATTAAGACTCCCCGCATTGGTGTGGATTATGCGAAAGAATGGGCAAAAGAGGAACTGCGTTTTTACATTAAAGACAACCCTTTCGTTTCCCGGCGTAAATAA
- a CDS encoding MAPEG family protein encodes MESGYLLVLGFCTWTLILLFSIGLLRVSLTVSGQRRANAFSPFGDDVSPFANRLCRAHANCYENLPVVIGVVFVAALTQQLPVINPLVLTFLTLRVLQSIVHVLSTRVLAVLVRFVFFAGQVLILFYWIIRLFSQSIGSV; translated from the coding sequence ATGGAATCAGGTTATCTGTTGGTATTGGGGTTTTGCACCTGGACGTTGATTTTATTGTTCAGTATTGGTTTATTGCGCGTTAGTCTCACCGTAAGCGGTCAACGCCGCGCCAACGCGTTTTCTCCGTTTGGTGATGATGTGTCGCCTTTTGCCAATCGCTTATGCCGCGCCCATGCCAACTGTTACGAAAACCTTCCTGTGGTTATAGGCGTGGTCTTTGTAGCCGCCTTGACCCAGCAATTGCCTGTTATTAATCCTCTGGTACTCACTTTTTTGACCTTAAGGGTATTGCAGTCCATTGTTCATGTCCTGTCGACCCGGGTTCTGGCGGTGCTGGTGCGTTTTGTATTTTTTGCTGGGCAGGTGCTCATTCTTTTCTACTGGATTATCCGCTTGTTCAGCCAGTCGATAGGCAGTGTTTAA